One window of the Shewanella cyperi genome contains the following:
- the serA gene encoding phosphoglycerate dehydrogenase, whose protein sequence is MAKHSLDKDKIKILLLEGVHQSAVNVFERAGYTNIEYHKASLAEDELIASIKDAHFVGIRSRTHLSAEVLARAEKLVGIGCFCIGTNQVDLKAAELAGVPVFNAPFSNTRSVAELVLGEIIMLMRGIPQRNALAHRGGWLKSANGSFEVRGKTLGVIGYGHIGTQLGILAETLGMRVVFFDIEDKLPLGNAQQIHSMEQLLAQADVVSLHVPETPQTKNMIGPEELATMRKGSILINASRGTVVDIDALTAALKEEHLAGAAIDVFPVEPKSNTDEFISPLRGLDNVILTPHVGGSTEEAQENIGIEVAGKLAKYSDNGSTVSAVNFPEVSLPLHKGTSRLLHIHKNRPGILIKINQAFSEKSINISAQYLQTTAEIGYVVMEVDTHQAEEALEQMKAIEGTIRTRLLY, encoded by the coding sequence ATGGCGAAACACTCGCTGGACAAGGATAAAATCAAGATCCTGTTGTTGGAAGGCGTCCACCAGTCTGCGGTGAATGTATTCGAGCGCGCAGGTTACACCAATATCGAGTATCACAAGGCCTCCCTGGCGGAGGATGAGCTGATCGCTTCGATTAAAGATGCCCACTTTGTCGGGATCCGCTCCCGCACCCACCTGAGCGCCGAAGTGCTGGCCAGGGCCGAGAAACTGGTGGGCATAGGCTGCTTCTGTATCGGTACCAACCAGGTGGACCTCAAGGCCGCCGAACTGGCCGGTGTCCCTGTGTTCAACGCCCCCTTCTCCAACACCCGCAGCGTTGCCGAGCTGGTACTGGGTGAGATCATTATGCTGATGCGCGGCATACCCCAGCGTAACGCCCTGGCCCACCGCGGTGGCTGGCTCAAGAGCGCCAACGGCAGCTTCGAAGTGCGCGGCAAGACCCTGGGTGTGATTGGCTATGGCCACATAGGTACCCAACTGGGGATCCTGGCGGAAACCCTGGGTATGCGGGTGGTGTTCTTCGATATCGAAGACAAGCTGCCGCTGGGTAATGCCCAGCAAATTCACTCCATGGAGCAACTGCTGGCCCAGGCCGACGTGGTCAGCCTGCACGTACCCGAGACCCCACAGACCAAGAACATGATCGGCCCCGAAGAGCTGGCCACCATGCGCAAGGGCAGCATTTTGATCAACGCTTCCCGCGGCACTGTGGTCGACATTGATGCCCTGACCGCCGCCCTCAAGGAAGAGCATCTGGCCGGTGCCGCCATCGACGTGTTCCCGGTGGAGCCCAAGTCCAACACCGACGAATTCATCAGCCCCCTGCGCGGCCTCGACAATGTGATCCTCACCCCGCACGTGGGTGGCAGCACAGAAGAAGCCCAGGAAAACATAGGCATCGAAGTGGCCGGCAAGCTGGCCAAGTACTCGGACAACGGCAGTACAGTGTCTGCGGTGAACTTCCCCGAGGTTTCCCTGCCGCTGCACAAGGGCACCTCGCGTCTGCTGCACATACATAAAAACCGCCCCGGTATTCTGATCAAGATTAACCAGGCCTTCTCCGAGAAGAGCATCAACATCTCGGCCCAGTACCTGCAAACCACCGCCGAGATAGGTTACGTGGTAATGGAAGTGGACACTCACCAGGCCGAAGAGGCCCTGGAACAAATGAAGGCCATCGAAGGCACAATCCGTACCCGCCTGTTGTACTGA
- a CDS encoding response regulator: MEQASILVVDDTPENIDILVGILGDEYKVKVAIDGPRALALAQKALPDLILLDVMMPGMNGYEVCRRLKQEPLTSHIPVIFVTALSEVEDETQGFALGAVDYITKPVSAPIVKARVRNHLALYDQKRLLEQQVAERTRELEQTRFEIIRRLGRAAEYKDNETGLHVVRMSHYARLLAEQLGLPPKYCELLYNAAPMHDIGKIGTPDAVLKKPAKLEADEWQVMQQHAEIGAEIIGEHDDPLLEMSRRIALTHHEKWDGSGYPKGLKGTDIPIEGRIVAIADVFDALTSIRPYKQAWSIEDTMALLEREAGKHFDPELVAQFKLILDKVIAVRDKYMETDGGPE; this comes from the coding sequence ATGGAGCAGGCTAGCATTCTGGTGGTGGACGACACCCCGGAAAATATCGACATTCTGGTGGGAATATTGGGGGATGAGTACAAGGTCAAGGTGGCCATTGACGGCCCCCGGGCCCTGGCATTGGCGCAGAAAGCGCTGCCGGATCTGATCCTGCTGGATGTGATGATGCCGGGCATGAACGGTTACGAAGTCTGTCGGCGTCTGAAGCAGGAGCCGCTCACCAGCCATATCCCGGTGATCTTTGTCACCGCCCTGTCGGAGGTGGAGGATGAAACCCAGGGGTTTGCCCTCGGGGCCGTGGACTATATCACCAAGCCGGTCAGTGCCCCCATAGTCAAGGCCCGGGTGCGCAACCATCTGGCGCTGTACGATCAAAAGCGGCTGCTGGAGCAACAGGTGGCCGAGCGCACCCGCGAGCTGGAGCAGACCCGCTTTGAGATCATCCGCCGTCTGGGGCGGGCTGCCGAATACAAGGACAATGAAACCGGCCTGCACGTGGTGCGCATGAGCCACTACGCCCGCCTGTTGGCTGAGCAGCTGGGCTTGCCGCCCAAGTATTGCGAGCTCTTGTACAACGCCGCACCGATGCACGACATAGGCAAGATAGGCACCCCGGATGCGGTGCTGAAGAAGCCCGCCAAGTTGGAAGCCGACGAGTGGCAGGTGATGCAGCAACACGCCGAAATCGGTGCCGAGATCATAGGTGAACATGACGATCCCTTGCTGGAAATGTCACGCCGTATCGCCCTGACCCATCACGAAAAGTGGGATGGCAGCGGTTATCCCAAGGGTCTCAAGGGCACGGACATCCCCATCGAAGGGCGCATAGTGGCCATTGCCGATGTGTTTGATGCCCTGACCTCCATCCGCCCCTATAAGCAGGCCTGGAGCATAGAGGACACCATGGCACTGCTGGAGCGCGAGGCGGGCAAACACTTCGATCCCGAGTTGGTGGCCCAGTTCAAGCTGATCCTCGATAAGGTGATAGCCGTACGGGACAAGTATATGGAGACGGATGGCGGGCCTGAGTAA
- a CDS encoding DUF2238 domain-containing protein codes for MYKPLIWLGSYLAILLWSLYQPHDGFTWFLEAVPALVALPLLALTRKRFPLTPLAYVLVLLHCSILFVGAHYTYAEVPLFDSLAQWMGSERNNYDKLGHLAQGFVPVILAREIMLRKQAVKPGAWCHFLCLCFVLALSAFYELIEWWVAVATGDSAEAFLGTQGYVWDTQSDMLMALLGGMLALLLFNRMHDRQLQKIT; via the coding sequence TTGTATAAACCCTTAATATGGCTGGGCAGCTACCTGGCAATCTTGCTCTGGTCCCTTTACCAACCCCACGATGGTTTTACCTGGTTTTTAGAAGCGGTACCTGCACTCGTCGCCCTGCCGCTGCTGGCCCTGACCCGCAAACGCTTTCCTCTGACGCCCCTGGCCTATGTGTTGGTGTTGCTGCACTGCAGCATATTGTTTGTAGGTGCCCACTATACCTATGCCGAGGTGCCGCTGTTTGACAGCCTGGCCCAGTGGATGGGGAGCGAACGCAACAATTACGACAAGCTGGGGCACCTGGCCCAGGGCTTTGTACCCGTAATACTGGCGCGGGAAATCATGCTGCGAAAGCAGGCGGTGAAACCCGGGGCCTGGTGTCATTTCCTGTGTCTGTGTTTTGTGCTGGCCCTGTCGGCCTTCTATGAACTTATCGAATGGTGGGTGGCGGTAGCCACCGGGGACAGTGCCGAGGCGTTTCTCGGCACCCAGGGTTATGTCTGGGACACCCAGTCCGACATGCTGATGGCGCTGCTCGGTGGCATGCTGGCATTGCTGCTGTTTAACCGTATGCATGACCGTCAGTTGCAAAAAATTACCTAA
- a CDS encoding helix-turn-helix transcriptional regulator — MSNINELIFVHQVAAPCHLAMLAESIGLKTRVVRHAAELEPSGNPNAFYLIAQKGSALDNQGIPLLASRLVQHVPVALYHVDRSALEPEAALLMGIRGLLYADQRLDLMLTGLRKMVADELWFERPLISKVFRQLVKKLDSRESQTHDSLAALQSLTNRERTIIQLVSSGARNREIADNLCISEHTVKAHISSIFKKTESRNRVELLRWAQNHQQYFSL; from the coding sequence ATGAGTAACATCAATGAGCTAATTTTTGTTCATCAGGTCGCAGCCCCTTGCCATCTGGCCATGCTGGCCGAGTCCATAGGTTTGAAGACCCGGGTGGTACGTCACGCCGCTGAGCTGGAGCCCAGCGGTAATCCCAATGCGTTTTATCTGATAGCCCAAAAAGGGTCGGCACTGGATAACCAGGGCATTCCCTTGCTGGCCAGTCGCCTGGTTCAGCATGTACCCGTGGCCCTGTATCACGTGGACCGTAGTGCCCTGGAGCCCGAGGCCGCCCTCTTGATGGGGATCCGTGGTCTGCTGTATGCGGATCAGCGTCTCGACCTTATGCTCACCGGGCTGCGCAAGATGGTGGCCGATGAGCTGTGGTTCGAGCGGCCGCTTATCAGCAAGGTGTTCCGGCAGTTGGTTAAAAAGCTCGATAGCCGCGAATCCCAGACCCACGACAGCCTGGCGGCGCTGCAGTCCCTTACCAATCGCGAGCGCACCATAATCCAGTTGGTGTCCAGCGGTGCCCGCAACAGGGAAATCGCCGATAACCTGTGTATCAGCGAGCACACGGTCAAGGCCCATATTTCCTCGATTTTCAAAAAGACCGAATCCCGTAACAGGGTAGAGTTATTGCGCTGGGCCCAGAATCACCAGCAATATTTCAGTCTCTGA
- the ygfZ gene encoding tRNA-modifying protein YgfZ: MTFTVSQPQWSLDSQGPALGLCLLNHLGLIRISGEQGRSFIHGQVTADISSLASDAWCWGAHCDPKGRMLASFRAFSLGDALALMMPRSALEIDLPQLKKYAVFSKAELVDASGDWTLLGVMGSEAKAFVEAKFGPCDSALTALEQGAVIRDKARYILVLPKADAEALVAGSGQPLYDASAWQALEIRDGYPNLAANHANEYIPQMCNLQALDGISFTKGCYMGQETVARTHYRGGNKRALYVLSGTAATKVRLESTLEIAVEGGHRKAGNIIEVVQRDNQVLLTAVLANDTPADALLRLADDLGAELRPLPLPYSLEQA, from the coding sequence ATGACCTTCACAGTATCCCAACCCCAATGGTCACTGGACAGCCAGGGCCCAGCCCTGGGGCTGTGCCTGCTTAACCACCTGGGGCTTATCCGCATCAGCGGCGAGCAGGGCCGCAGCTTTATTCACGGTCAGGTGACCGCCGACATCAGCTCTCTGGCCAGCGACGCCTGGTGCTGGGGTGCCCATTGCGATCCCAAGGGTCGCATGCTGGCCAGTTTCCGCGCCTTTTCTCTGGGCGATGCCCTGGCGCTGATGATGCCCCGCAGCGCCCTGGAAATAGACCTGCCGCAACTGAAGAAATACGCCGTGTTCAGCAAGGCCGAACTGGTGGATGCCAGTGGCGACTGGACCCTGCTCGGGGTGATGGGCAGCGAGGCCAAGGCCTTTGTCGAAGCCAAATTCGGCCCCTGTGACTCGGCCTTGACCGCCCTGGAGCAAGGCGCCGTCATCCGGGACAAGGCGCGCTACATCCTGGTATTGCCCAAGGCCGATGCCGAGGCCCTGGTGGCCGGCAGCGGTCAGCCTCTCTATGACGCCAGTGCCTGGCAGGCGCTGGAGATCCGCGACGGTTACCCCAACCTGGCGGCCAACCATGCCAACGAGTACATACCGCAGATGTGCAACCTGCAGGCGCTGGATGGCATCAGCTTTACCAAGGGCTGCTATATGGGCCAGGAAACCGTGGCCCGCACCCATTACCGCGGTGGCAACAAGCGCGCCCTGTACGTGCTGTCGGGCACGGCAGCCACCAAGGTGCGCCTGGAGAGCACACTGGAAATCGCCGTTGAAGGGGGCCATCGCAAGGCGGGTAACATCATAGAAGTGGTACAGCGCGACAACCAGGTGCTGCTGACGGCCGTGCTGGCCAACGACACCCCGGCCGATGCCCTGCTGCGCCTGGCGGACGACCTCGGTGCCGAGCTGCGTCCCCTGCCCCTGCCCTACAGCCTTGAGCAGGCCTAA